One Dehalococcoidia bacterium genomic region harbors:
- a CDS encoding replication-associated recombination protein A has translation MDLFDYQYEKDRLKEAPLAARMRPTKLSEFVGQEHIIGPGHVLRKAIDSGNLPSVVLWGPPGSGKTTLAYIMAQATASHFSPVSAVSAGVADLRRIIEEARERRKLSGQKTLLFIDEIHRFNKSQQDAILPYVEDGTVTLIGATTENPSFEVISPLLSRSQVFVLKPLSPAEIRTIILRAIEDKERGLGAFNVEMDEEALDYLVAMSNSDARTALNALEVAAMTTLPGEDSRRFITLAAVEDAVQHRAILYDKNGEQHYDIISALHKTLRGSDPDAALYWLARMLEAGEDPLYIVRRLVRFASEDVGMADPQALVVAMAAQAAVHFIGMPEGNLALAEAVVYLATAPKSNSLYMAYSKVKKEVTNGRNEPVPLHLRNAPTKLMKNLDYGKGYKYAHQFEGHFVRQQNLPESLKGRQFYEPSEQGFEKQILARLKGWWPERYRKPPEKSGE, from the coding sequence ATGGATTTATTCGATTACCAGTATGAAAAAGACAGGCTGAAAGAAGCGCCGCTGGCGGCGCGCATGCGGCCGACCAAACTCTCCGAGTTCGTGGGGCAGGAGCACATCATCGGTCCCGGGCATGTGCTGCGCAAGGCCATCGACTCCGGCAACCTGCCTTCCGTCGTTTTATGGGGGCCGCCGGGCTCCGGCAAGACGACGCTGGCCTACATCATGGCGCAGGCCACCGCCTCGCACTTTTCCCCGGTCTCCGCCGTGAGCGCCGGCGTGGCCGACCTGCGCCGCATCATCGAAGAGGCGCGGGAGCGCCGCAAACTTTCCGGGCAGAAAACGCTCCTCTTCATCGACGAGATTCATCGCTTCAACAAGTCCCAGCAGGACGCCATTTTACCCTACGTGGAGGACGGCACCGTCACCCTCATCGGCGCAACGACTGAAAACCCCTCCTTCGAGGTCATCTCGCCGCTGCTGTCGCGCTCGCAGGTGTTCGTGCTCAAGCCTCTCTCCCCCGCCGAGATCCGCACCATCATACTGCGCGCCATCGAGGACAAGGAAAGAGGGCTGGGAGCCTTCAACGTGGAGATGGACGAGGAAGCGCTGGACTATCTGGTGGCCATGTCCAACTCCGACGCCCGCACCGCCCTCAACGCGCTGGAAGTGGCCGCCATGACCACGCTGCCAGGCGAGGATAGCCGGCGTTTCATCACGCTCGCGGCGGTGGAAGACGCCGTGCAGCATCGCGCCATCCTCTACGACAAGAACGGCGAGCAGCACTACGACATCATCTCCGCTTTACATAAAACTTTACGCGGTTCGGACCCGGACGCCGCCCTCTACTGGCTGGCGCGCATGCTGGAAGCCGGCGAGGACCCCCTCTACATCGTGCGGCGGCTGGTGCGCTTCGCCTCCGAGGACGTTGGCATGGCCGACCCGCAGGCGCTGGTGGTGGCTATGGCGGCTCAAGCTGCGGTGCATTTCATCGGCATGCCGGAGGGCAACCTGGCGCTGGCCGAGGCCGTGGTGTATCTCGCGACAGCCCCCAAGAGCAACTCGCTCTACATGGCCTACTCGAAAGTCAAAAAAGAGGTCACCAACGGGCGCAACGAGCCGGTGCCGCTCCATCTGCGCAACGCCCCGACCAAACTGATGAAGAACCTGGACTATGGCAAGGGGTATAAATACGCCCACCAGTTCGAGGGGCACTTCGTGCGCCAGCAGAACCTGCCGGAGAGCCTCAAGGGGCGGCAGTTCTACGAGCCGTCCGAGCAGGGCTTCGAGAAGCAGATACTGGCGCGGCTCAAGGGGTGGTGGCCGGAGCGGTACCGCAAACCGCCCGAAAAATCCGGCGAGTAG